One window of Siniperca chuatsi isolate FFG_IHB_CAS linkage group LG15, ASM2008510v1, whole genome shotgun sequence genomic DNA carries:
- the myo10l1 gene encoding unconventional myosin-X isoform X2, with product MEAFFTEGARVWVREKEQLFPATVNSCGDGTLVVTIDYGEVLYLQQAEVTRERVYAMHQSSIDGVEDMSALAELHEAAIMHNLYQRYQKDNIYTNIGSILAAVNPYKHIPGMYDPERVDLYSKHHLGELPPHIFAVANECYRCIWKRHDSQCVLISGESGAGKTESTKLLLQFLSMMSQNSAGTPPSEKSTRVEQAIVQSSPIMEAFGNAKTVYNNNSSRFGKFIQLHFSEGGNIQGGCVIDYLLEKNRVVRQNPGERNYHIFYALLAGANKEHKSLYFLEDPPESFHYLSQSGCLKDKSLNDKELFNSVMEALKVLEFTEEEIRDMFKLLSGVLQLGNIEFMTAGGAQITTKQVASNASELLGLDAFQLSEVLTQRSIILRGEEICSPLTIEQAVDSRDSVAMALYSQCFSWIILKINQKIKGKENFKSIGILDIFGFENFEVNRFEQFNINYANEKLQEYFNKHIFSLEQLEYNREGVQWDAIDWMDNAECLDLIEKKLGLLALVNEESRFPKGTDFTLLEKLHSRHSTNPYYVKPRLADHQFGIKHYAGEVLYDVRGILEKNRDTFRDDILNMLKDSRLDFIYDLFEKVGSRNNEEKMGTARRKPTVSSQFRDSLHALMATLSVSNPFFIRCIKPNMKKNPNVFDPEVVLNQLRYSGMLETVKIRRAGFPVRRTFKDFLSRYKIILKDKVPTAADDKKRSTDLLTKYDKTKKEWQFGKTKVFMKESLEQRLEKDRDEVRRQAAMIIRAHLLTFSAKKHFKCVRASVVTLQKHFRKHIQRRRFVKQRKAALVLQRHRRGQVARSRFRKLREEKKKKEEEQKKIEEGEKKMPGEGEQEEANEGDEKKDKLSEEKAASSDEARQMEEILQLEREIERLQKKREDEVSQLCESSKQELQLRRDAELKRMKKEASRKATELIDLLNFGGVDPSLGAAAAAAAAKPAAEVSAPKAASATRSAPKEEEVDEGFHAEEECIPLPDFPPPAETDAPLDQEIFAHLPPPPPAFAEGTVPPAPPTPPPLPTDGVPVAGIPPPPPLLPPENGSIVPPPPPPPPPPPPPGEGEKKEGAKAEPERKVSMVESLGDGEEPIYSMPADTESDYDQEEEEGSVNAGDDSSVSGSNRGSTAVADEEHPRKSTCTNASIESYRGSSDSVRTHTHTHARRYYADSDDEHDGMMDTDEEVTNGRVTLFNGNGPPYFHGYLYMKAGLMIPWRRRWCVLKDETFMWFRSKQESLKSGWLYKKGGGLSTLSRRNWKMRWFVLRDSKLMYYDNDSEEKLKGTIDIRAAKEIVDNHEKENALNIVTDERTYQVFAESPEDASGWFNVLSKVRVCTPEQLLEMSHEQANPKNAVGTLDVGLIDSVCASDNPDRPNSFVIITANRVIHCNSDTPEEMHHWISLLQKPKGDARIDGQEFLVRGWLQKEMKTNAKSTSLKLKKRWFVLTHNSLDYYKSSERNSSKMGTLVLNSLCSIIQPDERVHRETGYWNIIVYGRKHSYRLYTKMLNEAMRWTAAIQGVIDSKTPIETPTLQLIRDIKENSVNPDIVEQMYRRNPILRYTQHPLHSPLLPLPYGEVTSLQRQQGYASLQDEAVRVFNSLQEMETLADTVPIIQGILQTCQDLRPLRDEVYCQVIKQTNHVPQPNSPANRAHWHLLTCMSCTFLPSRAILRYLRFHLKRVRERFPGTDIERYASFIGESLKKTKTREFVPSQEEIAALLVRQEMSTTVYCHGGGSCKISINSHTTAGEVVEKLIRGLAMEESKNLFSLFEHNAFTDRALESRVIVADVLAKFERLAGSEEEEEEGEWKLYFKLYCFLDVESMPKEGVEFAFMFEQAHESLISGHFPASEETLQHLAALRLQYLHGDGAGRAGWSLGSVYPIGRLRNRILHSTKPGVGAAGGAGGAGGGGPGDGKGMAGGQGGVPPGAEKRKTPSFLDGTLRRSFKTGSLKKQKVEEEQMLEMWVKEETSATRTSVLEKWTRLQGMPQHQAMLKYMSIIKEWPGYGSTLFDVECKEGGFPHDLWLSVSADNVSVYKRGEPKPLETFQYEHITFFGASQSCTYKIIVDEREMFFETPLVGEITKIMRAYINMMVKKRCSIMSVTSVTSSWVR from the exons TGGTGAATCAGGGGCAGGGAAGACGGAGAGCACTAAACTGTTGCTTCAGTTCTTGTCGATGATGAGCCAGAACTCAGCCGGGACTCCTCCCTCAGAGAAAAGTACACGAGTGGAGCAGGCCATTGTACAGAGCAG TCCAATCATGGAAGCGTTTGGTAATGCAAAGACTGTTTACAACAACAACTCCAGTCGCTTTGGCAAATTCATCCAACTTCACTTCTCTGAGGGCGGCAACATCCAGGGAGGCTGCGTCATTGATT ATTTACTGGAAAAG AACCGAGTGGTACGACAAAACCCTGGAGAACGAAACTACCACATCTTCTATGCTCTGCTGGCAGGAGCTAACAAGGAGCATAAAA GCCTCTACTTCCTGGAGGACCCTCCCGAATCTTTCCACTACCTCAGCCAATCAGGATGTCTGAAGGACAAGAGCCTGAATGACAAAGAACTCTTTAACAGTGTTATG GAGGCGCTGAAGGTGTTAGAGTTCACAGAGGAGGAGATCAGAGACATGTTTAAGCTGCTGTCAGGAGTCTTACAGCTGGGAAACATAGAGTTCATGACTGCAGGAGGAGCCCAGATCACCACCAAGCAAG TGGCCAGTAATGCCAGTGAGCTGTTGGGCCTGGATGCCTTCCAGCTGTCTGAAGTCCTTACTCAGCGCTCCATAATcctcagaggagaggaaatatgCTCCCCACTCACTATAGAGcag GCCGTGGATTCCCGGGACTCTGTTGCCATGGCGTTATATTCCCAGTGTTTCTCCTGGATCATCCTCAAGATCAATCAGAAGATCAAAGGGAAGGAAAACTTTAAGTCCATCGGCATCCTTGATATCTTTGGTTTTGAGAACTTTGAG GTGAATCGGTTTGAGCAGTTTAACATCAACTACGCCAACGAGAAACTTCAGGAGTACTTCAACAAGCATATATTTTCCCTGGAGCAGCTAGAGTACAACAG GGAAGGTGTCCAGTGGGACGCCATTGATTGGATGGACAATGCAGAGTGTCTTGACCTTATAGAGAAG AAACTGGGCTTGTTGGCATTAGTGAATGAAGAGAGTCGATTCCCCAAAGGAACAGACTTCACTTTGCTGGAGAAGTTGCACAGCAGACACTCT ACAAACCCTTACTATGTCAAGCCCAGACTTGCTGACCATCAGTTCGGCATCAAACATTATGCTGGGGAG GTCCTGTATGATGTTAGGGGGATCCTGGAGAAGAACAGAGACACCTTCAGAGACGACATCCTAAACATGCTCAAAGACAGCAG ACTGGACTTCATCTATGACTTGTTTGAGAAGGTCGGCAGCAGGAACAATGAGGAGAAGATGGGAACAGCCAGACGCAAACCTACTGTGAGCTCCCAGTTCAGG gaCTCGCTCCATGCTCTCATGGCCACTCTGAGTGTATCCAACCCTTTCTTTATTCGCTGCATTAAGCCCAACATGAAAAAG AATCCAAATGTGTTTGACCCAGAGGTCGTCCTGAACCAGCTGAGGTATTCTGGGATGTTGGAGACTGTGAAGATCCGTCGGGCTGGGTTCCCCGTCCGCAGAACTTTCAAAGATTTCCTCTCTCG GTATAAGATCATTCTGAAAGACAAAGtaccaacagcagcagatgataAGAAGAGAAGCACAGACCTCCTAACCAAATATGACAAGACCAAGAAAGAGTGGCAGTTTGGCAAGACCAAG GTGTTTATGAAAGAGTCTCTGGAGCAGCGTTTAGAGAAAGACAGGGATGAAGTCCGACGCCAAGCTGCCATGATAATTCGAGCCCATCTACTAACTTTCTCTGCCAA GAAGCACTTCAAGTGTGTACGTGCCAGCGTCGTCACCCTccagaaacatttcagaaagcACATCCAACGCAGACGGTTCGTGAAGCAGCGTAAAGCGGCGCTGGTGCTGCAGAGACACAGGCGAGGTCAGGTGGCGCGTTCTCGATTTCGAAAactcagagaggagaagaagaagaaggaggaagaacaGAAGAAGatagaggagggagagaagaagatgCCGGGTGAAGGGGAGCAGGAGGAAGCGAATGAAGGAGATGAGAAAAAGGATAAATTGTCAGAGGAAAAGGCTGCTTCTTCA GACGAGGCCCGGCAGATGGAGGAGATCCTGCAGCTGGAGCGAGAGATCGAGCGcttgcagaagaagagagaggacgAGGTGTCCCAGCTGTGTGAGTCCTCCAAACAGGAGCTGCAGCTGCGCCGGGATGCTGAGCTCAAACGGATGAAGAAGGAGGCGTCCCGCAAGGCCACGGAGCTCATTGACCTCCTGAACTTCGGAGGCGTGGATCCTTCACTGGGAGCAGCCGCAGCCGCAGCCGCAGCCAAACCTGCTGCAGAGGTGAGCGCTCCAAAAGCTGCAAGTGCCACCAGAAGTGCACCCAAAGAAGAGGAGGTGGATGAGGGGTTTCATGCTGAGGAGGAGTGCATCCCTCTCCCTGACTTCCCTCCTCCTGCTGAGACAGATGCTCCTTTGGATCAGGAGATATTTGCTCACCTCCCACCTCCTCCGCCTGCTTTTGCAGAGGGAACAGTGCCTCCTGCGCCACCTACTCCACCTCCTCTGCCCACAGACGGTGTGCCTGTTGCTGGaattcctccccctcctcctcttcttccaccTGAAAATGGCTCCAtcgtccctcctcctcctccaccaccaccacctccacctcccccaggagagggggagaagaaagagggagcCAAGGCAGAGCCAGAGAGGAAGGTGAGCATGGTAGAGAGTCTGGGCGACGGGGAGGAGCCGATCTACAGCATGCCGGCCGACACAGAGTCTGATTAcgaccaggaggaggaggaggggtccGTCAACGCCGGAGATGACAGCTCTGTATCAGGGAGCAACCGCGGGAGCACCGCCGTGGCGGATGAGGAGCACCCGAGGAAGTCGACCTGCACCAACGCCAGCATCGAGTCCTACAGAGGCAGCTCCGACTCTGTgaggacacacactcacacgcatgCACGCAGATAT TATGCAGACAGTGACGACGAACATGATGGCATGATGGACACTGATGAAGAAGTGACTAATGGCAGAGTGACCTTGTTTAATGGGAATGGGCCACCATATTTCCACGGCTACCTCTACATGAAGG CTGGTCTGATGATCCCATGGAGGAGGCGTTGGTGTGTGTTGAAGGATGAAACCTTCATGTGGTTCCGGTCCAAACAAGAGTCTCTCAAGTCTGGCTGGCTCTACAAGAAGGGAGGAGGCCTCTCCACTCTCTCACGGAG AAACTGGAAGATGCGCTGGTTTGTACTGAGGGATAGCAAGCTGATGTACTACGACAACGACAGTGAGGAGAAGCTGAAGGGAACCATCGACATCCGAGCTGCCAA gGAGATCGTGGATAATCATGAAAAGGAGAATGCTCTGAACATTGTGACAGATGAGAGGACCTATCAGGTGTTTGCTGAGTCACCAGAGGATGCAAG TGGGTGGTTTAATGTGCTCAGTAAGGTGCGTGTGTGCACTCctgagcagctgctggagatgTCCCATGAACAGGCCAACCCAAAGAACGCTGTG GGAACTCTTGATGTGGGGCTGATTGACTCTGTTTGTGCTTCAGACAACCCTGATCG GCCCAACTCCTTTGTCATCATTACGGCCAACCGTGTGATCCACTGCAACAGTGACACACCGGAGGAGATGCATCACTGGATCAGTCTGCTGCAGAAACCCAAAGGAGACGCCAGGATAGATGGGCAGGAGTTCCTTGTCAGAG GTTGGCTCCAAAAGGAGATGAAGACGAATGCTAAGAGCACCTCCCTGAAGCTGAAGAAGCGCTGGTTTGTTTTGACCCACAACTCCCTGGATTACTACAAGAGCTCAGAGCGAAACTCCTCCAAGATGGGAACTCTGGTCCTTAACTCCCTCTGCTCCATCATTCAGCCGGATGAAAGAGTGCAcagggagacag GTTACTGGAACATCATCGTGTACGGGAGGAAGCATTCCTACCGCCTCTATACCAAGATGCTGAACGAGGCCATGAGGTGGACGGCTGCCATACAGGGAGTCATAGACAGCAAGACCCCTATAGAAActccaactctgcagctcatcAGAGACATCAAG GAGAACAGCGTGAACCCAGACATCGTGGAGCAAATGTACAGGAGGAACCCCATCCTCAGATACACTCAGCATCCTCTGCACTCCCCTCTACTGCCGCTCCCTTATGGAGAGGTCACCAGCC TACAAAGGCAGCAGGGCTATGCCAGTCTGCAGGATGAGGCGGTGCGAGTTTTTAACTCACTGCAGGAAATGGAGACGCTGGCAGACACAGTGCCCATCATTCAGGGCATCCTGCAGACCTGTCAGGACCTGCGCCCTCTCAGGGATGAG gtATATTGTCAGGTGATCAAGCAGACCAATCATGTGCCTCAGCCTAACAGCCCAGCCAATCGGGCACACTGGCATCTGCTCACCTGCATGAGCTGCACCTTCCTACCCAGTCGAGCCATTCTCAGATACCTCCGCTTCCACCtcaagag GGTACGTGAGCGCTTTCCCGGCACAGATATCGAGCGCTACGCCAGTTTCATTGGGGAATCCCTGAAGAAGACCAAGACTCGTGAGTTTGTTCCCTCTCAGGAGGAGATCGCCGCCTTGCTGGTGAGACAGGAGATGAGCACCACCGTCTACTGCCACGGGGGAGGCTCCTGCAAGATCTCCATCAATTCCCACACCACAGCGGGAGAG gTTGTGGAGAAGCTGATCAGAGGTTTGGCCATGGAGGAGAGCAAGAACCTGTTTTCTCTGTTCGAACACAACGCCTTCACAGACCGAGCTTTGGAGAGCAGAGTGATTGTGGCAGACGTTCTGGCCAAGTTTGAAAG ACTGGcaggcagtgaagaagaggaggaggaaggggaatGGAAACTCTACTTCAAGCTCTACTGCTTCTTGGATGTGGAGAGCATGCCAAAAGAAGGAGTGGAGTTTGCTTTCATGTTTGAGCAG gccCATGAATCTCTGATAAGCGGTCACTTCCCTGCCTCAGAGGAGACTTTGCAGCACCTGGCTGCTTTACGTCTCCAGTATCTCCATGGTGACGGGGCAGGTCGCGCTGGGTGGAGCCTGGGAAGCGTTTATCCAATCGGACGTCTCCGCAATCGCATCCTCCACTCCACCAAGCCGGGTGTGGGGGCGGCAGGTGGAGcgggaggagctggaggaggaggaccagGAGATGGGAAGGGCATGGCAGGAGGACAGGGAGGTGTCCCGCCCGGGGCAGAGAAACGAAAGACCCCGAGCTTCCTGGATGGCACCCTGAGAAGAAGCTTTAAGACTGGCTCACTGAAGAAGCAGAag gtggaggaggagcagatgCTGGAGATGTGGGTGAAGGAGGAGACATCCGCAACACGGACCAGTGTCCTGGAGAAGTGGACCCGGCTGCAGGGCATGCCTCAGCATCAGGCCATGCTTAAATATATGAGTATTATCAAGGAGTGGCCTGGATATGGATCTACTCTGTTTGATGTGGAG TGTAAAGAGGGTGGTTTCCCTCATGATCTGTGGCTGAGTGTGAGTGCTGACAACGTGTCAGTGTATAAACGAGGTGAACCTAAGCCACTGGAGACCTTCCAGTACGAACACATCACCTTCTTTGGGGCTTCACAGTCCTGCACCTACAAGATCATTGTGGATGAGAGGGAGATGTTCTTTGAGACGCCACTG gtTGGGGAGATCACCAAGATCATGAGGGCCTACATTAACATGATGGTGAAGAAACGCTGCAGCATCATGTCAGTGACCAGCGTCACCAGTTCCTGGGTCAGGTGA